The window CCGGCGATAGTGCAAGGCAAGCAGGCCGTGGCTGACCGCAAGTCCGCACAGCCAGAACCAGGCCAGTACCTCGATCGACCGGCACATTGGCAGCACGAAGGCCGCAACCATGAAGGGCAGGACCCAGGCACCATTGCGCAGGAAGAGCAGCACATTGGCAAAGGTGGATCGGCTCCGCGCAAGGAGCGCAACCTGCAGATCGAAACCAAGCAGTTCGAGCATCAGGATTGCGACCGCAAGCAAGGGCGATATTGGCAGCGACAGGTGGCCAAAATTGGAGAGGGCGAGCAGGATGCTCATGCAGCACGCCCCAGCGAGGATCGAGACCCTCAGGCGTTCCCGCGCAAGCCCGACAGCTTCGGCATGGCCGATCCCGACAAGGCGCCGGGCCAGGAAGAAGTTCAACCCCAAACCAGCGACCGAAGGCAGCAGACCGGCTGCGCCGGCCATCAGGGCAAAAGTGCCGATGTCAGCCAGTGTCATGTAGCGCGCCATGAATATGGCAAGCAGGAAGCGCGAACCGAGCCCCGTCATGCGAAGCGCGGCATTGATCAGGCCGACGCTCATGCCGCTGCCCCTGAAGCGCCAACATTTCGCGGGCACCAGAAATTAACGAATGGCTCGTTACGCGATTGTCCACGGAAACTATGCGCATCTTGTTCGACAGCCGCTGGATAGCGCCGCACGGCATCGGCCGCGTCGCGCGCGAATATCGCGACCGGCTGGCGCGGGACTTTGATCTTGTCGAGCTCGTCGACGGGCCGAAGCCGTCGAGCCCGATGGACTGGTGGTACCTCGGGCAGGCGTTCCGGCGTTCCGGTGCGGATCTTCTTTTCGTTCCGGGTTACAATGGAACGCCGCTCGCAGGCCGACGGCAGCTGTTCATCATTCACGATCTTATCCATTTCGGCAAAGCCGAGCCGGACGGGTTTCGCAAACGCCTCTATTACAACAGCATCACACGATTGGCTGCGGCGCGCGCCAAGGTGCTGACGGTGTCGCAGGCCTCGGCTGATGACCTCGGGCGACGATGGCCGGAAACAAGGGGCCATGTTGGCGTGATTCCAAACGGGATTTCGGAACAGTTTGCGGCTCGTTGCGGCGTGCCTGGTGGCAAGAGAGCCGGGCTTGTCCTGTTCGGCAACGCGCGCTGGCACAAGAATCTCCCCGCCATGCTTGAAGCCGTTGCCCTCTGGCAGGCACAGAGCCCGGTACAATCGCAAGCCCGGGTCACGATCATCGGGGCAGACGAACCGGCGCGCACGCTTGCTGCCAGGGCCGGTGTCCGCAATCTGGCCATTGAACGCAGTTTGAGCGACGAAGGCCTGGCGGCCTTGCTTGCACGATCTTCGGCCTTGCTGTTCTGCTCGCATGCCGAAGGTTTCGGCCTGCCGATCCTCGAGGCCATTGCGTGTGGCTGTCCGGTTGTCGCGTCCGATCTCCCCGTGATGCGCGAAGTCGGTCAGTGTGGTTGTGTCTTTGTCGATCCCAAATCCACTGCGGACATCGCCCGCGGCATTGATCGTGCCATTGGCCTGACGAGCGACGAACAGTCGCGCGCCGCACTGGTCGCCAGTCACGGCTGGGACGCGAGCTATGCAATGGTCGCCGCTCACATCCGGGCCCTTGCCGAAGCGGTCGGGCCGCTGCGGACCTCTGGACGCTGAAGATCCGGTCATGCCGGGCGTTCGCTGCGCGACGGCCGACGGCTGCGCGGTCGGGCACAGGCAATGGCCAGAATCATTGAAGGCAGAATGCTTTCGATGACGTTGGCCGCCGTGCCGATCCCCAGCATGGCTATGATCAGCACAAAATCGCGCCGCCCGCGGCTGCCTGCGGCAATGGCCCTTTGCCCGCCGCGAAACATCAGGACGCCAAACACCAGCGAAGCGAGGCCGAACGTCACGCACAGGTAGATGGCAAGATTGTCGCCCGGATTATAGCTGTCGGGATGCGAGAGCTGCTGAGGGGAGCCGATACTTCCCAGCCCCCGGCCAAAGACCCATTGAACGGGATCATAGCGGTCGATCATCGCAATCGCATTCGGCCAGGTGTTGAGCACGCGATCGGCAAAGGAACTGTAGTCCGCTCCGACCCCCGTTCCGGCCGGGTAGAGTTGCGGACCATAGGTCATCGCCAGAAAGGGCCCTGCAAAGACCAGCAGCAACCAGAAGGCCATCAGTGCCGACGCCGCCCAGCGACGGCGCGCCGCGCCGGAGTCCCTGATCCGGCCCACAAGGAAATAGGTGAGCGGCAGCAAGGCCATGGCAAGCATCGGCGATTTGGAGGTCGTGTAGTAGATTGCAACAAGGCCCACGGCCCAGAAGCCGGCGCGCCACGCCAATGACTTTGTCCGGTGTTCCAGCGCGACATAGCAGATCAGGATCTGCGCCGCGGCAGTGTAGCTGGCCCGTGTGAAGCCGGAGAGGCGCGGCATCCCATAGGCTTCCCAATCGCGTGCAGCCACCATCTGGCGGCCAAGCACTTCATAGCTGGCATCGACCCAGGGATAACGGACCACAATGTTGAGGAGCACCCCCGCCGTCGCAATGAAGAAGATCGGCACCATCGCTCCGACAAGGCGATCATGCATGCGCCTTTGGGTGATCGCGAGTGCGACGAGAAAGGACAGCCAGATATAGAGCGCGAAGCCGACTTCGCCGAGGCTTCGTCCCATCGCGAATGACAAGCCGATCGCGATGAGCGCAAATGCCAGTGTCGCAAGCATGGGTGCAGCGGACTCGGTATCGCCAAGGCGCGCGACAAAATGGCAAAGAAGCGCAATGATCGCGATCCCGGCCGGCGAATAGGCAAGCATCGTCAGCCCCACTGCCGGAAGCGCAAACCGGATGACGCCACCAAACGCATCGAAATAGAGATAGGCCGTGGCCGAAACGATCAGGGCAAGGCCTGCAAATTCGTCGAGCGCACTGCTGGTGCGCGCTTCCCCTGCATGGGGCTTCAGGGAGAATGTCTCACGAAAGCTGGCCGCAAGAGTCATGGCCTCAGTCCTTGGCTCTTGCGCCGGGCCGCAGTTCTTGCGCCGTCGCCAGGGCATCCCCGACAAAGGCGCCGAACTCTGCCATGAACCGTCCTTTGGCAAAGCCCAATGCATGCCGTCTGATGGCGGCGGGTTCGAACCGGTCTTCCCGGCCTTCAAAGGCCAGCATGGCC of the Aquisediminimonas profunda genome contains:
- a CDS encoding glycosyltransferase family 4 protein, encoding MRILFDSRWIAPHGIGRVAREYRDRLARDFDLVELVDGPKPSSPMDWWYLGQAFRRSGADLLFVPGYNGTPLAGRRQLFIIHDLIHFGKAEPDGFRKRLYYNSITRLAAARAKVLTVSQASADDLGRRWPETRGHVGVIPNGISEQFAARCGVPGGKRAGLVLFGNARWHKNLPAMLEAVALWQAQSPVQSQARVTIIGADEPARTLAARAGVRNLAIERSLSDEGLAALLARSSALLFCSHAEGFGLPILEAIACGCPVVASDLPVMREVGQCGCVFVDPKSTADIARGIDRAIGLTSDEQSRAALVASHGWDASYAMVAAHIRALAEAVGPLRTSGR